ATGACTACGGCATCTCCCGCGGCAAACACGCCGGTGTCGCGATGCCCCACACCGTCGGAGGCCTCGGGCAACGTTGTCTGATACGTGCGGATGGACAGCGTGCCTCCCTCAGGCATCGCATCGATGCTATTCATGAAGAGGTTGACGAAGACTTGCTCGAGTTTGGTCTGATCGCGCCTCACCATCGGCAGGCGCGGCTCAAAAGAGGTCGCCACGCGGACATGCTGCTTGTCCAGCGCATGCCGGACCAGGAGCAGGGCCTGTTCAATAGTGGCATTGAGGTCGCCGGCCTCCAGGTTTACCTCAGTCGGCGCGGAGAAATCCAGCAATCCTTTAATGACCCGATCCGCCCGCCAGGCGGCTTGGTTCAAATCCTGCAGGACGACGCCGACATGCGGCCCGTTGCCCTGCACGTGTCGTGAGAGATAGTCGATGCCCATCACCATAATCGCGAGCGGATTTTTCACCTCATGCGCCACGCCGGCGGCCAGGCGGCCGACGGATTCGAACTTCGCCGCTTGAATCAATCGCAACTGGGCTTCTTGCAGCTCCTGGTTCGCTCGCCGATACTTGGCCAGCGTTTGCAATAATTCCTCCTGCTGCTCCTTGAGCAATGTGTTGGTTTGCTCCAGCTGGATGGCCGCGCGCTTGCGTTCCGTGATATCGCGGATAATGGCGGTGACGAATCGTCCTTCCTGGGTCATCCAGCTCGCCAGGGATAATTCCAGCGGAAATTCCATCCCATTCTTTCGTTGGCCGGCCAGCTCGATGGTTCTCCCCATGACCCGGGCTTCCCCCGTCTTCAGAAACCGGTTGAAGCCTTGTTGATGCGCCTCATGGAATCGCTGCGGCATCAGCAGGGTCAGCGGCTGGCCCAGCGCCTCCTGCGGCGCATACCCAAACATCGCTTCAGCGCCCTTGTTCCATGCGATCATGTTCCCCGCGTGATCGGCAGAAATGATGGCATCTTGCGCGGATTCCACGACCGCCCGCAACCGTTCTTCGCTGGTGCGCAGCGCATGCTGGATGAGCTTGCGTTCGGTGATATCGAGGAGGACGTAGACCGTTCCGGCCCGAGTCCCCCGCGGATCCATGATGGTGGCGGCCGAGACGCTCACGTCGACTGGTTCCCCAGGCTTGGTTCGGCAGACCATCTCGCGATCCCGAATGATGGCTTGCTCGGTGAGATGCGCCATGGGCATGGCGCGTTCAAGCGACGTTTCAAACAGCCTGGTAATCGGCTGGCCGATGAGTTCAGCAGGCGAGTAGCCCAGCAGTTCACTGACGGCGCGATTGGCGACGCGGACGTCGCCCTCCATATCGACGACGAGGACGCCTCCGTTCATCGTCTCC
The Candidatus Omnitrophota bacterium genome window above contains:
- a CDS encoding PAS domain S-box protein, which encodes MDQPLAAATSLTAFAAFGLALAVVIRERASVVSLLFLLMSATIGWWLFAFSHMYGAADVDMALWWAKTAYLTIPLIPVAVSHFAAVSLGMYRENRVILWLGWFLAVSFASAIVSTDALIGGLYQYRWGYYPRYGWLSVSYLTFFFGMLVMSLRLYWVEYRQARPGTARWQRSRTFLGAFGILYLGTWDYLAKFGLPAYPFGYVPVLIFLGLVARAIWRYRLVDLTPQFATSQILETMNGGVLVVDMEGDVRVANRAVSELLGYSPAELIGQPITRLFETSLERAMPMAHLTEQAIIRDREMVCRTKPGEPVDVSVSAATIMDPRGTRAGTVYVLLDITERKLIQHALRTSEERLRAVVESAQDAIISADHAGNMIAWNKGAEAMFGYAPQEALGQPLTLLMPQRFHEAHQQGFNRFLKTGEARVMGRTIELAGQRKNGMEFPLELSLASWMTQEGRFVTAIIRDITERKRAAIQLEQTNTLLKEQQEELLQTLAKYRRANQELQEAQLRLIQAAKFESVGRLAAGVAHEVKNPLAIMVMGIDYLSRHVQGNGPHVGVVLQDLNQAAWRADRVIKGLLDFSAPTEVNLEAGDLNATIEQALLLVRHALDKQHVRVATSFEPRLPMVRRDQTKLEQVFVNLFMNSIDAMPEGGTLSIRTYQTTLPEASDGVGHRDTGVFAAGDAVVMVEVDDTGVGIPDVHLLKLFDPFFTTKPTGKGTGLGLAVTKTIIRLHGGMITVKNRPEGGARATIVLKADHDEGGDGRWAKNGS